From Lonchura striata isolate bLonStr1 chromosome 3, bLonStr1.mat, whole genome shotgun sequence, one genomic window encodes:
- the MCFD2 gene encoding multiple coagulation factor deficiency protein 2 isoform X2, whose translation MVSREWWPARGRPGARGTAQTRPREITMAQRMFRTRLLFCFAMAAFFVSALAEEHVGESQHPNIRLDKNLVQDKEHIMEHLEGVIEKPEAEMSPQELQLHYFKMHDYDGNNLLDGLELATAISHVHKEEGGEHTQAMKEEELISLIDDVLRDDDKNNDGFIDYAEFAKSLE comes from the exons ATGGTGTCCCGGGAATGGTGGCCAGCCcgcggccggcccggagcccgcGGCACGGCGCAGACCCGCCCCAGG GAGATCACAATGGCCCAAAGGATGTTTAGAACACGTTTGCTATTCTGCTTTGCTATGGCTGCATTCTTCGTCTCTGCCCTAGCTGAGGAACACGTAGGAGAGAGTCAACATCCAAATATTCGCCTTGATAAGAATTTGGTACAAGATAAAGA acaCATCATGGAACACCTGGAAGGTGTTATCGAGAAACCTGAAGCTGAGATGTCTCCACAAGAGTTGCAGCTCCATTACTTCAAAATGCATGATTATGATGGCAATAATTTGCTAGATGGGTTAGAACTTGCTACTGCTATCTCACATGTCCACAAAGAG gAAGGTGGTGAGCATACCCAAGCAATGAAGGAAGAAGAGCTGATTAGTCTAATAGATGATGTCTTGAGGGATGATGACAAGAATAATGACGGATTCATTGACTATGCAGAATTTGCAAAATCACTGGAATAA
- the MCFD2 gene encoding multiple coagulation factor deficiency protein 2 isoform X1, translating into MLGCVMSPRLCVPRGIQSQLIRWSRFDAVRSRSCGAGLPEAEGMVACLSGRCMKMAKEITMAQRMFRTRLLFCFAMAAFFVSALAEEHVGESQHPNIRLDKNLVQDKEHIMEHLEGVIEKPEAEMSPQELQLHYFKMHDYDGNNLLDGLELATAISHVHKEEGGEHTQAMKEEELISLIDDVLRDDDKNNDGFIDYAEFAKSLE; encoded by the exons ATGCTCGGCTGCGTGATGTCTCCGCGGCTGTGCGTCCCTCGGGGAATCCAGTCTCAGCTCATTAGATGGAGCCGCTTCGATGCAGTACGCTCCCGTAGCTGTGGGGCAGGTCTGCCTGAGGCAGAGGGCATGGTTGCTTGTTTGTCTGGAAGGTGTATGAAAATGGCTAAG GAGATCACAATGGCCCAAAGGATGTTTAGAACACGTTTGCTATTCTGCTTTGCTATGGCTGCATTCTTCGTCTCTGCCCTAGCTGAGGAACACGTAGGAGAGAGTCAACATCCAAATATTCGCCTTGATAAGAATTTGGTACAAGATAAAGA acaCATCATGGAACACCTGGAAGGTGTTATCGAGAAACCTGAAGCTGAGATGTCTCCACAAGAGTTGCAGCTCCATTACTTCAAAATGCATGATTATGATGGCAATAATTTGCTAGATGGGTTAGAACTTGCTACTGCTATCTCACATGTCCACAAAGAG gAAGGTGGTGAGCATACCCAAGCAATGAAGGAAGAAGAGCTGATTAGTCTAATAGATGATGTCTTGAGGGATGATGACAAGAATAATGACGGATTCATTGACTATGCAGAATTTGCAAAATCACTGGAATAA